The Glycine soja cultivar W05 unplaced genomic scaffold, ASM419377v2 tig00104511_1_pilon_84547_1256723, whole genome shotgun sequence genome contains a region encoding:
- the LOC114404556 gene encoding exocyst complex component EXO70A1-like: MEASRIENLIRAKKSLKISLEKSKSVGLALEKAGPRLDEIGVRLPSLGSAVRPIRAEKDALAAVGGHINRAVGPAAAVLKVFDAVHGLEKSLLSDPRTDLAGYLSVLKRLQEALRFLGDNCGLAIQWLEDIIEYLEDNSVADKVYLANLKKELKNLRESQHGELDGGLLDAALSKLEDEFRLLLGENSVPLPMASASGDQACIAPSPLPVSVVHKLQAILGRLIANDRLDRCVGIYVEVRSSNVRASLQALNLDYLEISVAEFNDVQSIEGYIAQWGKHLEFAVKHLFEAEYKLCNDVFERIGLDVWMGCFSKIAAQAGILAFLQFGKTVTESKKDPIKLLKLLDIFASLNKLRLDFNRLFGGAPCVEIQNLTRDLIKSVIDGAAEIFWELLVQVELQRPNPPPMDGNVPRLVSFITDYCNKLLGDDYKPILTQVLIIHRSWKRQSFQEKLLVNEILNIVKAVEQNVETWIKAYDDPILSNFFAMNNHWHLCKHLKGTKLGELLGDSWLREHEEYKDYYSSFFLRDSWGKLPGHLSREGLILFSGGRATARDLVKKRLKKFNEVFEEMYAKQTSWIMLERDLREKTCQLIVQAVVPVYRSYMQNYGPLVEQDAAVSTKYAKYTVQKLEEMLLCLYRPRPVRHGSLRSPTFSAKYGNGVPDLRRTASAVV, encoded by the coding sequence ATGGAAGCTTCTAGAATAGAAAATTTGATTAGAGCCAAGAAATCCTTGAAGATTAGCTTAGAGAAATCAAAATCGGTAGGGTTAGCGCTAGAGAAGGCGGGGCCGAGGTTAGATGAAATTGGGGTGAGGCTGCCGTCGCTGGGGTCGGCGGTGCGGCCGATTCGGGCCGAGAAGGACGCCCTCGCGGCGGTCGGCGGGCACATCAACCGCGCCGTGGGTCCCGCCGCGGCGGTGCTCAAGGTTTTTGACGCCGTCCACGGCCTCGAAAAGTCGCTCCTGTCGGATCCCCGGACCGACCTGGCTGGATACTTGTCGGTGCTGAAGCGCCTCCAGGAGGCGCTGAGGTTCCTGGGGGACAACTGTGGGCTGGCCATACAGTGGTTGGAGGATATAATTGAGTATTTGGAGGACAATTCTGTTGCTGATAAGGTTTATCTCGCGAATTTGAAGAAGGAATTGAAAAATCTTCGCGAATCGCAGCATGGTGAGCTTGATGGAGGGTTGTTGGATGCTGCATTGAGTAAATTGGAGGATGAGTTTAGGTTGTTGTTGGGTGAGAATAGTGTGCCATTGCCGATGGCGTCGGCAAGCGGGGATCAGGCGTGCATTGCCCCGTCGCCATTGCCGGTGTCGGTTGTTCACAAGCTGCAGGCGATTCTCGGGAGGTTGATTGCCAATGACAGGCTGGATAGGTGTGTGGGGATTTATGTTGAGGTGAGGAGTTCGAATGTGAGGGCAAGTTTGCAGGCGCTAAATTTGGATTACCTTGAGATTTCTGTGGCGGAGTTCAATGATGTGCAGAGCATTGAGGGGTATATTGCCCAGTGGGGGAAGCATTTGGAGTTCGCGGTGAAGCATTTGTTTGAGGCTGAGTATAAGCTTTGCAATGATGTGTTCGAGAGGATTGGGTTGGACGTGTGGATGGGTTGCTTTTCAAAGATTGCTGCTCAGGCGGGTATACTTGCGTTTCTTCAGTTTGGCAAGACGGTCACGGAGAGTAAGAAGGACCCCATTAAGCTTTTGAAGCTGTTGGATATTTTCGCATCGTTGAACAAGTTGAGGCTGGATTTCAACCGGCTTTTCGGTGGTGCGCCGTGTGTTGAGATACAGAATTTAACAAGGGATCTTATTAAGAGCGTGATTGATGGGGCTGCGGAGATTTTTTGGGAGCTTTTGGTTCAGGTGGAGTTGCAGAGGCCAAATCCACCCCCGATGGATGGTAATGTGCCGAGATTGGTGAGCTTTATCACTGATTACTGTAACAAGCTCCTTGGGGATGACTATAAGCCAATATTGACTCAGGTCCTGATCATTCATAGAAGTTGGAAGCGCCAAAGCTTTCAGGAGAAACTCCTTGTCAACGAGATTTTGAACATAGTGAAGGCTGTTGAACAGAATGTGGAGACTTGGATCAAGGCTTATGATGATCCTATACTGTCCAACTTTTTTGCTATGAACAATCACTGGCATCTGTGCAAGCATTTGAAGGGGACAAAACTTGGGGAGCTCTTGGGGGATTCTTGGTTAAGGGAGCACGAAGAGTATAAGGACTATTACTCCTCCTTCTTCTTGAGGGACAGCTGGGGAAAGCTTCCAGGACATTTGAGTAGGGAAGGGTTGATTCTTTTCTCAGGAGGACGTGCCACTGCCCGTGACCTGGTCAAGAAAAGGTTGAAGAAGTTCAATGAAGTTTTTGAAGAGATGTATGCAAAGCAGACAAGTTGGATCATGCTTGAACGAGATCTGAGGGAGAAGACATGTCAGCTTATAGTGCAAGCCGTGGTGCCTGTTTACCGCAGTTACATGCAGAATTATGGTCCTTTGGTTGAGCAAGATGCTGCTGTCTCCACAAAATATGCAAAGTACACAGTGCAGAAGCTGGAGGAAATGCTTTTGTGTCTATATCGGCCAAGGCCTGTAAGACATGGCAGCTTGAGAAGTCCAACATTTAGTGCCAAATATGGCAATGGAGTGCCCGATCTTCGCAGAACAGCATCTGCAGTTGTGTAA